From Anopheles darlingi chromosome 2, idAnoDarlMG_H_01, whole genome shotgun sequence, the proteins below share one genomic window:
- the LOC125949682 gene encoding protein Wnt-1, whose product MKLVTVVFAVCLTAISAWAEVESKSKPGRGRGSMWWGIAKAGEPNNISPLAPGMTYLDPAIHATLRRKQRRLARENPGVLAAIAKGANLAINECQHQFRTRRWNCSTRNFLRGKNLFGKIVERGCRETAFIYAITSAAVTHSVARACSEGSIESCTCDYSHHNREPQMNSMGAVAAGVGDWEWGGCSDNIGFGFKFSREFVDTGERGRTLREKMNLHNNEAGRAHVQAEMRQECKCHGMSGSCTMKTCWMRLNSFRTIGDILKDRFDGASRVMVSNSLLRSINEHTLTNRAGSSSSGNGGGNGNGNGNGNGGPKNGLGGNGGGSIANNNVLSNSIHARGPGHAHQKRINRYNFQLKPYNPEHKPPGAKDLVYLEPSPGFCERNPRLGIQGTHGRQCNDTSIGVDGCDLMCCGRGYRTQEVTVVERCACTFHWCCEVKCKLCRTKKTIHTCL is encoded by the exons GGGCATCGCGAAGGCGGGCGAACCGAACAACATCTCGCCGTTGGCCCCGGGCATGACGTACCTGGATCCGGCGATCCATGCGACGCTTCGGCGCAAACAGCGCCGGTTGGCGCGCGAAAACCCCGGCGTGCTGGCGGCGATCGCGAAGGGCGCCAACCTGGCGATCAACGAGTGCCAGCATCAGTTCCGGACGCGCCGCTGGAACTGCTCGACGCGGAACTTTCTGCGCGGCAAGAACCTCTTCGGGAAGATCGTCGAGCGAG GTTGCCGTGAGACGGCGTTCATCTACGCGATCACCAGCGCCGCGGTGACGCACAGTGTGGCCCGGGCATGCAGCGAAGGTTCGATCGAGTCGTGCACTTGCGATTACTCGCACCACAACCGTGAGCCGCAGATGAATAGTATGGGTGCGGTGGCGGCCGGTGTCGGTGACTGGGAGTGGGGCGGCTGCAGTGACAACATCGGATTCGGGTTTAAGTTTTCGCGCGAGTTCGTCGACACCGGCGAGCGCGGCCGGACGTTGCGCGAAAAGATGAACCTTCACAACAATGAGGCAGGGCGAGCG cACGTTCAGGCGGAGATGCGGCAGGAGTGCAAGTGCCACGGTATGTCCGGTTCGTGCACGATGAAGACGTGCTGGATGCGGTTGAACAGCTTCCGTACGATCGGTGACATACTGAAGGATCGCTTCGATGGTGCGTCCCGGGTCATGGTGAGCAACAGTTTGTTGcgca GTATCAACGAGCATACGCTTACGAATCGGGctggcagcagtagctcgggcaacggtggtggcaatggcaacggcaacggtaaCGGCAACGGTGGCCCGAAGAACGGGctcggtggcaatggtggtggtagcatcgCGAACAACAACGTGCTGAGCAACTCGATCCATGCCCGCGGGCCTGGCCACGCGCACCAGAAGCGTATCAATCG atATAACTTCCAGCTGAAACCGTACAACCCGGAACACAAACCGCCGGGCGCGAAGGATCTGGTGTACCTGGAACCGTCGCCCGGTTTCTGCGAGCGCAATCCGCGGCTCGGCATCCAGGGGACGCACGGGCGCCAGTGCAACGACACGTCGATCGGTGTGGACGGGTGCGATCTGATGTGCTGCGGTCGGGGCTACCGGACGCAGGAGGTGACGGTGGTCGAGCGTTGCGCCTGCACCTTCCACTGGTGCTGCGAGGTCAAGTGTAAGCTCTGCCGGacgaaaaaaaccatccacacCTGCCTGTAG